A window of the Phragmites australis chromosome 20, lpPhrAust1.1, whole genome shotgun sequence genome harbors these coding sequences:
- the LOC133901638 gene encoding ankyrin repeat-containing protein At5g02620-like isoform X1 — translation MVGRRRMPTARPLGRESERTYGICNLRDSQRQKMSVELTERMEEAWRKAEQLKDENLQAALRRARESPDDTRFLLPLMQLPQEDENGHGAAGRRMAERKVMCPELYRAAFSGSAQKVRDLLATSEATVDRQGRMHEGRCSLDEVSAAWNTVLHVAAGEGHAFLVRQLFQDAAAAALLPSENLRSETALHRAARAGHRGVVSLLILLAQAPEGPGALQILVRTNSGGDTALHVAARHGRQAVVEVLMVAAPALSCAVNDAGMSPLYLAVMSRSVGAVKALINWGHASASGPKMQNALHAAVLQSADITSEILSWKPDLAKQGDESGSTPLHYAASDGDRNTISSLTKMAPLAAYEQDNEGFTPLHVAAWVGHVEVIHKVLEACPDAAELIDKKGRNFLHVAIERGHESVVRYVVANPLLVKMVNEQDKEGNTPLHSAVMSGNPNLSILDSGVVELNIADNEGRTPFDLASKITTFLFMIATVLKLSAHGARFGKLRKDDITPWKAAETIVDPSQNGENGAESRAIRKETNSTHDARRIAENALNAAAIKDLLDKTSKNFGIVSVLIATVGLSAMFNVPGGYDSNGVANLRATVQYKAFLLLDTVAVSTSVIATMLVTYGRAARFSAAWLFLALIFIWVALMSIVLAFMAAVVSGLDSTITKRIIWGIFVMPFALVVGFSAVWPVPAPIFTSLCLLVRALAAKDWGRMRRHVGRRFPLVRSYLLALYLFWFLNAVALGITFYIIRNTM, via the exons ATGGTCGGACGCCGGAGGATGCCAACGGCTCGGCCGCTCGGCCGTGAGTCCGAGCGAACATATGGGATCTGTAACCTCCGAGACTCCCAACGCCAGAAGATGTCGGTTGAATTGACTGAGCGAATGGAGGAAGCTTGGAGAAAGGCCGAACAGCTCAAAGACGAGAATCTGCAGGCTGCGCTGCGTCGTGCAAGGGAGTCGCCGGACGACACGAGGTTCCTGCTTCCTCTGATGCAACTCCCTCAAGAGGATGAGAATGGCCACGGAGCAGCTGGTCGGCGGATGGCCGAGCGCAAGGTCATGTGCCCGGAATTGTATCGTGCGGCCTTCTCTGGATCTGCGCAGAAGGTGCGGGATCTTCTTGCAACCTCTGAAGCCACCGTAG ATCGACAGGGAAGAATGCACGAGGGGCGGTGCAGCCTTGATGAGGTCAGTGCGGCGTGGAACACGGTTCTCCACGTAGCCGCCGGCGAGGGGCACGCCTTTCTTGTGCGGCAGCTCTTCCAAGACGCGGCAGCCGCTGCGCTGCTGCCATCGGAGAACTTGAGGTCTGAGACGGCGCTGCACCGCGCCGCGAGGGCGGGGCATCGAGGTGTAGTCTCCCTCCTCATCTTGCTGGCCCAAGCGCCGGAGGGGCCCGGCGCGCTCCAGATTCTGGTGAGGACGAACAGCGGAGGAGACACGGCACTTCATGTGGCGGCGCGGCACGGGCGCCAGGCGGTGGTGGAAGTGCTGATGGTGGCTGCGCCGGCGCTATCCTGCGCAGTGAACGACGCCGGGATGTCGCCCCTCTATCTCGCCGTGATGAGCCGGTCAGTAGGCGCCGTCAAAGCTCTGATCAATTGGGGCCATGCATCTGCCTCCGGCCCCAAGATGCAGAATGCCTTGCACGCGGCTGTTCTGCAAAGCGCAG ATATCACATCCGAGATATTGTCATGGAAACCGGATCTGGCTAAACAAGGTGATGAATCGGGAAGCACTCCACTGCATTATGCTGCTTCTGATGGCGACCGCAACACTATCAGCTCGCTAACTAAAATGGCGCCCTTAGCTGCGTATGAGCAAGACAATGAGGGTTTCACGCCTCTGCATGTCGCGGCCTGGGTGGGCCATGTCGAAGTCATCCACAAAGTTCTAGAAGCTTGCCCAGATGCCGCCGAGCTCATCGACAAGAAAGGGAGGAATTTTCTCCATGTTGCAATCGAGCGAGGCCATGAATCTGTAGTCAGGTACGTTGTTGCCAACCCGCTCCTCGTGAAGATGGTCAATGAGCAAGACAAGGAGGGGAACACGCCGCTGCACTCGGCGGTTATGTCTGGGAACCCAAATCTTTCAATTTTGGATAGCGGAGTTGTCGAATTAAACATTGCAGACAATGAAGGGCGAACGCCATTTGACCTTGCATCCAAGATAACTACCTTTTTGTTCATG ATTGCAACTGTGCTCAAGCTGTCAGCCCACGGTGCTCGGTTCGGCAAGCTACGCAAAGATGACATAACCCCCTGGAAAGCCGCTGAAACGATAGTAGATCCTAGCCAAAATGGGGAGAATGGTGCGGAGAGTAGAGCAATAAGAAAAGAAACTAATTCTACGCATGATGCCAGGAGAATCGCTGAGAACGCCTTGAACGCCGCAGCGATCAAGGACTTGCTCGACAAGACATCCAAGAACTTTGGGATTGTCTCTGTGCTGATCGCCACCGTCGGCTTGTCGGCCATGTTCAATGTGCCAGGCGGGTACGACTCCAACGGTGTAGCGAACCTCCGCGCGACGGTGCAGTACAAAGCCTTCCTGCTGCTCGACACCGTGGCTGTCTCTACCTCCGTCATCGCCACCATGCTCGTCACGTACGGGAGAGCAGCGCGCTTCAGCGCGGCGTGGCTTTTCCTGGCACTGATCTTCATCTGGGTGGCGCTCATGAGCATTGTTCTGGCTTTCATGGCCGCAGTGGTCTCGGGGCTCGATAGCACCATCACCAAAAGGATCATCTGGGGGATTTTCGTGATGCCGTTCGCTTTGGTGGTCGGGTTTAGCGCTGTTTGGCCTGTGCCAGCGCCGATCTTCACGAGCCTATGCTTGCTGGTACGTGCCTTAGCCGCTAAAGACTGGGGCCGGATGAGAAGGCATGTCGGACGGCGTTTCCCATTGGTGAGATCCTACCTCTTAGCTTTGTACTTGTTCTGGTTCTTGAATGCCGTGGCACTAGGTATTACCTTTTATATTATCAGAAACACTATGTAA